A window of Haliscomenobacter hydrossis DSM 1100 contains these coding sequences:
- a CDS encoding GNAT family N-acetyltransferase, with product MISTATIEDVPALVALINSAYRGDGSKQGWTTEADLIQGLRTDDAQLLEILNDPTSNFLKYTNETGAIIGCVRLQKQGDRLYLGMLTVSPQLQAKGLGKLLLQASETYAQQQDCRAIFMTVFSVRTELVAWYERHGYHRTGEIIPFKHNEKFEIVTQQLEFLVLEKAIE from the coding sequence ATGATCTCAACGGCAACAATTGAGGATGTTCCGGCATTGGTCGCGTTGATCAACAGTGCATACCGTGGCGATGGCTCCAAACAAGGTTGGACTACGGAAGCCGATTTAATTCAAGGTTTGCGTACCGACGATGCACAGCTCTTGGAGATCCTTAATGATCCGACAAGCAATTTTTTGAAATACACCAATGAAACCGGAGCGATAATTGGCTGTGTAAGGCTACAAAAACAAGGTGATCGACTGTACCTGGGCATGCTTACGGTGTCTCCACAACTTCAAGCCAAGGGCTTGGGTAAGTTGCTTTTACAAGCTTCAGAAACCTATGCGCAACAGCAAGATTGCCGTGCCATCTTTATGACAGTCTTTTCCGTGCGGACGGAATTGGTGGCCTGGTATGAACGGCATGGTTACCATAGGACGGGAGAAATTATCCCATTCAAGCACAATGAAAAATTTGAAATTGTGACCCAGCAATTGGAGTTTCTGGTGCTGGAGAAGGCAATTGAGTGA
- the gndA gene encoding NADP-dependent phosphogluconate dehydrogenase → MSQQFDFGMVGLGVMGRNFILNVADHGFSAIGLDTDLAKANALDDEGQGKPVQGTTSKEEFIAALQKPRKVMLLVPAGNPVDAVIDSLLPLLDKGDLIIDGGNSFFADTNRRETYLSAKGIHFMGIGVSGGSHGARFGPSIMPGGDAEAYELIRPILESVSAKVNGDPCVAYLGASSAGNYVKMVHNGIEYGLMQLISEAYDVLKRGLGLSNAELYEIFAQWNQQRLQSFLIEITAHIFTVDDQLSDQKLVDLILDQAKQKGTGKWTSQNAMDLGIPVPTIDMAVTLRELSALKPERLQAESIYGPAKALNEDKAAMLIAVEQALYFGFIATYAQGMAQLTDASKEYNYGLNLETVARIWRGGCIIRAGMLEDFRKAYHNNPTLPNLLLDPSMAAQLQGAEEGIRKVVAAAVLSGIPVPGLSASLAYFDAYRSGRLPLNLVQAQRDFFGSHTYERTDRDGIFHTEWVE, encoded by the coding sequence ATGTCACAGCAATTTGACTTCGGTATGGTCGGCCTGGGAGTAATGGGCCGCAATTTTATCCTCAATGTAGCGGATCATGGCTTTTCGGCCATTGGTTTGGATACTGACCTGGCCAAGGCAAATGCTTTGGACGATGAAGGACAAGGTAAACCCGTGCAGGGAACTACTTCCAAAGAAGAATTCATCGCGGCATTGCAAAAACCACGCAAGGTCATGTTGCTGGTACCGGCAGGAAATCCCGTCGACGCAGTAATTGATAGCCTGCTTCCGCTGCTGGATAAAGGTGATCTGATCATTGATGGCGGCAATTCATTTTTTGCAGATACCAACCGCCGTGAAACCTACCTGAGTGCTAAAGGCATTCATTTTATGGGCATCGGGGTATCCGGTGGTTCCCATGGCGCGCGTTTTGGCCCCAGCATTATGCCTGGCGGCGATGCCGAAGCCTACGAATTGATCCGCCCCATCCTCGAATCCGTATCGGCCAAGGTGAATGGCGATCCTTGTGTAGCGTATTTGGGCGCAAGCTCTGCGGGCAACTACGTCAAAATGGTGCACAACGGCATCGAATATGGCTTGATGCAACTCATTTCCGAGGCGTACGATGTATTGAAACGGGGCTTGGGCTTGAGTAACGCTGAGTTATATGAGATTTTTGCCCAATGGAACCAACAGCGCTTGCAGTCTTTTTTGATTGAAATTACTGCCCATATCTTTACCGTAGACGACCAGTTGAGTGACCAAAAACTGGTAGACCTGATCCTGGATCAGGCCAAACAAAAAGGGACTGGAAAATGGACTTCACAAAATGCGATGGACTTGGGCATTCCGGTGCCCACCATTGATATGGCGGTAACCCTGCGGGAGCTTTCGGCGCTAAAGCCCGAGCGTTTGCAGGCTGAAAGCATTTATGGCCCAGCAAAGGCGCTTAATGAAGACAAAGCAGCCATGCTGATTGCCGTTGAACAGGCTTTGTATTTTGGCTTTATCGCCACCTACGCCCAAGGCATGGCCCAGTTGACCGATGCTTCCAAAGAATACAATTATGGCTTGAATCTGGAAACGGTGGCCCGTATTTGGCGGGGAGGCTGTATCATTCGCGCTGGTATGCTGGAGGATTTCCGCAAGGCTTATCACAACAACCCCACATTGCCCAATTTGCTGCTGGATCCATCCATGGCCGCACAATTGCAAGGAGCGGAGGAAGGTATCCGCAAAGTGGTGGCTGCCGCCGTGCTCAGTGGAATACCCGTACCGGGTCTTTCGGCCAGTTTAGCGTATTTTGATGCCTACCGCAGTGGTCGTTTGCCGTTGAATCTGGTACAAGCACAGCGCGATTTCTTTGGCTCACATACCTACGAGCGGACGGACCGGGATGGGATTTTCCACACCGAATGGGTGGAATAA
- a CDS encoding RpiB/LacA/LacB family sugar-phosphate isomerase has translation MKIGIAADHGGFELKEKLKPQIEKLGFELTDFGAGAYEASDDYPDFAIPLAKAVGAKKIERGIVLCGSGVGACFTVNKVKGVRAALLTETYSAHQGVEHDDMNIICIGGRVVGDQLAWEIVQSFLQANYSGEERHERRLAKVKELEKEQ, from the coding sequence ATGAAAATAGGAATTGCCGCTGATCACGGAGGCTTTGAGCTCAAGGAAAAACTCAAGCCTCAAATTGAAAAATTGGGTTTTGAATTGACCGATTTTGGTGCAGGAGCCTATGAGGCCAGTGACGACTACCCAGATTTTGCCATACCCTTGGCCAAAGCTGTAGGTGCAAAAAAGATTGAGCGCGGCATTGTGCTTTGTGGAAGTGGAGTCGGCGCTTGTTTTACGGTCAATAAAGTCAAAGGGGTAAGGGCTGCTTTATTGACCGAGACCTATTCGGCCCATCAAGGCGTGGAGCACGATGACATGAACATCATCTGCATTGGCGGACGGGTGGTGGGTGATCAACTGGCCTGGGAAATCGTGCAGTCATTTCTACAAGCCAATTATTCGGGCGAGGAACGACACGAACGTCGCCTGGCGAAAGTAAAAGAACTGGAAAAAGAGCAATAA
- the zwf gene encoding glucose-6-phosphate dehydrogenase, which translates to MKKTDNHILVIFGASGDLTERKLIPAVFNLHCRGFLPDNFAVVGVSRSAFTDEAYREKVVFENEHLKDVGGNGDRAKFAKRIYYHAMQTNNPADYPIFRDRLKQISLECETGDNCIFYLSTPPSLYEVIPRSLAEVGLHREQDGWKRLIIEKPFGYNLETAIDLNQKLLQYFSESQLYRIDHYLGKETVQNLLITRFGNSIFEPIWNRNYIHHIEVTAAETVGVEKRGGYYDGSGAMRDMVQNHLLQLVALVAMEPPVQATETSIRNERMKLFQSLRALSEDDVVNNVIRGQYTQSKIKGESVPGYREEEGVATESRTETYFAMKFFIDNWRWSGVPFYIRTGKRLPTRVSEIVIHFKPTPHHLFSKGNGLPNTENILVIRIQPNEGILLKFAMKIPGAGLQATDVNMDFHYSDLNDAYIPEAYERLLLDCIQGDATLYARGDAVEAAWEFVDPILKVWESNPDIKIYGYPAGTWGPEHADDLLEGDNITWRYPCRNLTDDGIYCEL; encoded by the coding sequence ATGAAAAAGACGGATAATCATATCCTGGTCATCTTTGGTGCATCAGGGGATTTGACCGAGCGAAAGTTGATCCCCGCCGTTTTTAACCTGCACTGCCGGGGCTTTTTGCCCGACAATTTTGCCGTGGTAGGGGTAAGTCGATCCGCATTTACGGACGAGGCTTACCGCGAAAAAGTTGTCTTCGAAAACGAGCACCTCAAGGATGTCGGCGGTAACGGAGACCGCGCCAAGTTTGCCAAGCGGATTTATTACCACGCCATGCAAACCAACAATCCAGCGGATTATCCAATATTTAGAGATCGGCTCAAGCAGATCAGCCTGGAGTGCGAAACCGGAGACAATTGTATTTTTTACCTTTCTACTCCACCAAGTTTATACGAGGTGATTCCCCGCAGCTTGGCCGAGGTAGGCTTACATCGAGAGCAAGACGGCTGGAAACGCCTGATCATTGAAAAACCTTTTGGCTACAATCTGGAAACGGCGATCGACCTCAATCAAAAATTGCTGCAATATTTCAGCGAATCGCAATTGTACCGCATCGACCACTATCTGGGCAAAGAAACGGTGCAAAACCTGCTGATCACCCGCTTTGGCAACAGCATTTTTGAACCCATCTGGAACCGCAATTACATCCACCACATTGAAGTGACTGCCGCAGAAACGGTCGGAGTTGAAAAACGTGGTGGCTATTATGATGGCTCCGGGGCTATGCGCGACATGGTGCAAAACCACCTTTTGCAATTGGTGGCACTGGTGGCGATGGAACCACCTGTACAAGCTACAGAAACAAGCATCCGCAATGAACGCATGAAACTTTTTCAATCCCTGCGGGCTTTGTCGGAAGATGATGTTGTCAACAACGTGATCAGGGGCCAGTACACCCAGTCCAAAATTAAAGGGGAAAGTGTACCGGGTTATCGGGAAGAAGAAGGTGTAGCAACCGAGTCGCGCACGGAGACGTATTTCGCCATGAAGTTTTTTATCGACAATTGGCGCTGGTCGGGTGTACCCTTTTACATCCGCACGGGTAAACGTTTGCCAACCCGGGTATCTGAAATCGTGATCCACTTCAAACCTACCCCACACCATCTTTTCAGTAAAGGCAATGGTTTGCCCAATACCGAAAATATCCTGGTCATTCGCATTCAGCCCAATGAAGGGATTCTGCTCAAGTTTGCCATGAAAATCCCTGGTGCCGGGCTGCAGGCCACCGATGTAAACATGGATTTCCATTACAGCGACTTGAACGATGCCTACATTCCAGAAGCGTATGAGCGCTTGCTGCTGGATTGTATTCAGGGAGATGCTACGCTTTACGCCCGTGGAGATGCAGTAGAAGCAGCCTGGGAATTTGTCGACCCGATTTTGAAGGTGTGGGAGTCCAATCCTGACATCAAAATTTATGGCTACCCTGCTGGTACCTGGGGCCCTGAACACGCCGATGACCTGCTGGAAGGGGACAACATCACCTGGCGTTACCCTTGCCGGAACCTGACGGATGATGGCATTTATTGTGAGCTTTGA
- a CDS encoding GNAT family N-acetyltransferase — MHTVIDQNFNRHSWLIPSQTPDMKVFRGANLSYVDSGLSCDTFNILHITNGRATTEAEIRNALGYFKQNELAYCIWISAENLNEKVLAIFDKLGVKQQNLEPGMALDLSMYRPVEHPLHPHAAIIEDAQTLAEYAQVIAANWTPPDQNVIAYFQKTSDQYLDKTNQTILLTYRHHGQVVSTMEMFPSDAQTIGLYSLATLAAHRGKGIGTALLTFALNLAKNLGYQTAILQASEDGIGIYQKYGFKTISNYFEFA, encoded by the coding sequence ATGCATACTGTAATTGACCAAAATTTCAATCGGCACTCCTGGCTGATTCCCAGTCAGACGCCGGACATGAAAGTCTTTCGTGGGGCCAACCTCAGCTACGTCGACAGTGGCTTATCCTGCGATACCTTCAACATTCTGCACATCACGAATGGACGGGCCACCACCGAAGCCGAAATCCGTAATGCCTTGGGGTATTTTAAGCAAAATGAACTTGCATATTGCATCTGGATCAGTGCAGAAAATCTAAATGAAAAGGTACTGGCCATCTTTGATAAATTGGGGGTCAAGCAGCAAAATCTGGAACCCGGGATGGCACTTGATTTATCCATGTATCGGCCCGTTGAACATCCCTTGCATCCACACGCCGCTATAATTGAGGATGCTCAAACCCTTGCGGAATACGCCCAAGTCATTGCTGCCAACTGGACCCCTCCCGATCAAAACGTTATCGCGTACTTCCAAAAAACCAGTGATCAATACCTGGATAAAACCAACCAGACCATCCTGTTGACGTATCGACACCATGGTCAAGTAGTGTCTACCATGGAAATGTTTCCCTCCGACGCACAGACCATTGGTTTGTACAGCCTGGCTACGCTAGCAGCACATCGGGGCAAAGGCATTGGTACAGCATTGCTGACTTTTGCACTGAATTTAGCCAAAAACCTCGGCTACCAAACGGCCATCTTGCAAGCTTCTGAAGATGGAATTGGAATTTATCAAAAATACGGCTTCAAGACGATCAGCAATTATTTTGAGTTTGCTTAG
- a CDS encoding DNA alkylation repair protein, with translation MPEPLKNIFSPPLLEPFSDLVQKVWPPFAPDDFLQKVFDDQYEKLELKQRTRHIAHCLRACLPEDYRTALGIVQAVTQRYIDQHGEKLTFQWIFLPEFIEAHGVHDLDASLPAIETITRWSSCEFTVRPFLLAHPERMYAQMLAWSKHPSAMVRRLSSEGIRPRLPWGMGVPALKRDPAPILPILENLKHDPAETVRRSVANNLNDIAKEHPDLVLDIAKRWLGLHPDTDWIVRHACRGLLKNGNARALAYFGFEKGVADVAVEGLQFSPSVNIGGRFDFSFLLINRAAIPQSLRLEYQIDYQTLSGKTSQKVFKIKEVELAPGQEMGIERYQRFQDFTTRKHYPGEHALRILVNGLALAEGKFMVK, from the coding sequence ATGCCAGAACCACTCAAGAACATATTTTCCCCGCCATTGCTGGAGCCTTTTTCTGATTTAGTGCAAAAAGTTTGGCCTCCCTTTGCGCCCGACGATTTCCTGCAAAAAGTGTTTGATGATCAATACGAAAAACTCGAACTCAAACAGCGTACCCGGCACATTGCCCATTGCCTGCGCGCTTGTTTGCCTGAGGATTACCGCACTGCCCTGGGAATAGTGCAGGCCGTGACCCAGCGCTACATTGATCAGCATGGAGAAAAGCTGACTTTTCAATGGATCTTTCTCCCTGAGTTCATCGAAGCACACGGCGTACATGACCTCGATGCTTCATTGCCAGCGATTGAAACCATCACCCGTTGGAGCAGTTGTGAATTCACCGTGCGCCCTTTTTTATTGGCGCATCCCGAACGCATGTACGCACAGATGTTGGCCTGGTCAAAGCACCCTAGCGCGATGGTGCGGCGCTTGTCCAGCGAAGGGATTCGCCCACGTTTGCCCTGGGGCATGGGCGTGCCTGCCCTCAAGCGCGACCCCGCACCCATTCTACCGATTTTGGAAAACCTGAAACACGATCCCGCCGAAACCGTACGTCGCTCCGTAGCCAACAACCTCAACGACATCGCCAAAGAACACCCCGATTTGGTGCTGGACATCGCCAAACGCTGGCTGGGTTTACACCCGGACACAGATTGGATTGTACGACATGCTTGCCGGGGATTGTTGAAAAATGGGAATGCCCGTGCATTGGCTTATTTCGGTTTTGAAAAAGGGGTGGCGGATGTGGCCGTCGAGGGATTACAATTCAGCCCAAGTGTAAACATCGGAGGCCGCTTCGATTTTTCATTCCTGCTCATCAATCGAGCTGCAATACCTCAATCCCTACGCCTGGAATACCAAATCGACTACCAGACTCTTTCGGGAAAAACCTCCCAAAAGGTATTCAAAATCAAAGAAGTTGAGCTTGCCCCTGGACAGGAAATGGGCATTGAACGGTACCAGCGCTTTCAGGATTTTACCACGCGGAAGCATTATCCGGGAGAACACGCACTGCGGATATTGGTCAATGGACTGGCGCTGGCGGAAGGAAAGTTTATGGTTAAATGA
- a CDS encoding class II aldolase/adducin family protein, translating to MDEGYIKFRANWHRQAAWPASTIAGLNLWRDRLYGLGLLGAYPNGIGFGNISQRWNAEGQFIISGSTTGNYAVLGPEHYTLVTEVELDNNLLHCTGPIIASSESMSHAAVYLECPWVNAVFHVHHQKMWEKLLHKVPTTAVGVTYGTPEMAYSIMQLLQETDLPERRIFVMEGHPEGIFSFGRNLDEAGEVLIRMTNFSNDE from the coding sequence ATGGACGAAGGCTACATCAAATTTCGAGCGAATTGGCACAGGCAAGCCGCCTGGCCAGCCAGTACCATTGCGGGCTTAAATCTTTGGCGCGACCGCTTATATGGCTTGGGGCTATTGGGTGCGTACCCAAACGGCATCGGTTTTGGCAACATCAGCCAACGTTGGAACGCCGAGGGGCAGTTCATCATCAGTGGTTCTACCACAGGCAATTACGCGGTACTTGGGCCTGAACACTATACCTTGGTTACGGAGGTAGAACTGGACAACAATCTCTTGCATTGCACTGGACCCATCATTGCCTCATCCGAATCGATGAGCCACGCGGCGGTATACCTCGAATGTCCTTGGGTCAATGCCGTTTTTCATGTTCACCACCAAAAAATGTGGGAAAAACTGTTGCACAAAGTGCCAACCACTGCAGTGGGTGTTACTTATGGTACGCCAGAAATGGCTTATTCCATTATGCAATTGCTACAGGAGACCGATCTGCCCGAGCGGCGCATTTTTGTGATGGAAGGACATCCAGAGGGGATTTTTAGTTTTGGGCGAAACTTGGATGAAGCAGGGGAAGTGCTGATTCGAATGACGAATTTTTCGAATGACGAGTGA
- the mtnA gene encoding S-methyl-5-thioribose-1-phosphate isomerase, with protein sequence MKLQGKHYRTIWLDEADPRIVRTFDQRHFPFEIVEEPLRSCEDAAVAIEEMHVRGAPMIGATAAYGLYLATLAAPEGAAGWAFLQEAAERLRRTRPTAVDLFHCIQRMMNALESAADREERIHTALATANALADESAEQCRMIGVHGLEIVRAISERKNGAPVNILTHCNAGWLACIDYGTATAPIYLAHDQGIPVHIWVDETRPRNQGGKITALELQQHGVPHTIITDNAGGHLMQHGMVDMVIVGTDRTTRQGDVANKIGTYLKALAAKDNGVPFYVALPSSTLDLNLRDGLVEIPIEQRSEEEVKYVWGWKDGAIQKVLTTPLESPAANYGFDVTPARLITGLITERGICTASEEGILGLFAG encoded by the coding sequence ATGAAACTTCAAGGCAAACACTACCGTACCATCTGGCTCGACGAAGCCGATCCACGCATTGTTCGTACTTTCGACCAACGTCATTTCCCTTTCGAAATCGTGGAAGAACCACTCCGCAGTTGCGAAGATGCAGCCGTAGCCATCGAAGAAATGCACGTGCGGGGCGCACCAATGATTGGTGCTACCGCAGCTTATGGGCTATATTTGGCAACATTGGCAGCCCCAGAAGGTGCGGCAGGTTGGGCGTTTTTGCAAGAAGCCGCCGAGCGCTTGCGGCGTACCCGCCCTACGGCAGTCGACCTGTTTCACTGCATTCAACGGATGATGAACGCACTGGAAAGTGCCGCTGATCGGGAAGAACGCATCCATACCGCCTTGGCTACCGCCAATGCCCTGGCTGATGAAAGTGCGGAACAATGCCGCATGATCGGGGTACATGGATTGGAGATTGTACGTGCCATCAGTGAGCGCAAGAATGGAGCACCCGTCAATATTCTGACCCACTGCAACGCGGGTTGGTTGGCTTGTATCGATTATGGCACGGCTACCGCACCCATTTACCTGGCACATGATCAAGGTATTCCGGTACACATTTGGGTAGATGAAACCCGTCCCCGCAACCAGGGAGGAAAAATCACCGCTCTGGAACTGCAACAGCACGGGGTACCTCATACCATTATTACCGACAATGCCGGAGGGCACTTGATGCAACATGGCATGGTGGACATGGTGATTGTGGGCACCGACCGCACCACCCGCCAGGGCGATGTGGCCAATAAAATTGGAACTTACCTCAAAGCGCTTGCCGCCAAAGACAACGGGGTGCCTTTTTATGTAGCCTTACCTTCTTCTACCCTCGATCTCAATTTGCGCGATGGACTCGTGGAAATTCCCATTGAGCAACGCAGTGAAGAAGAGGTGAAATACGTGTGGGGCTGGAAGGATGGAGCCATCCAAAAAGTGCTTACCACGCCTTTGGAAAGCCCTGCCGCCAATTACGGATTTGACGTTACGCCGGCTCGCTTGATTACGGGCTTGATCACGGAAAGGGGTATTTGCACCGCCAGTGAAGAGGGTATCCTGGGTTTATTTGCAGGGTAA
- a CDS encoding LacI family DNA-binding transcriptional regulator — protein sequence MNRPTITDIARLLQLNPSTVSRALNNHPDVSPETRNRVQELAQELGYAPNQLAVNLRRRHSGLIALLVSEMNMFFNPSVFRAIEQEVYANGYHLIILQSNNTLIREQQNVQICRQLAVEGVLVSLAAEAQALDHFAPLLDQRVPVVFFDRVLTQNHSCSVTVDDVAITRQAIRHLAEKGHWRIGGLFGDPKLNITRERFRGFKQALQELGIPFEESLTAFAQDSEQGSQMALKMMEQHQISAFFTMSDELMVGAVQAIEQKRLRIPEEIAIIAISDGFAPEFYNPKITHIRHSGFEVGANAARLLLGVIREEIKNPIHVQLDCRLVELGSV from the coding sequence ATGAATCGTCCCACCATAACAGACATTGCCAGATTGTTGCAGCTCAACCCTTCTACGGTATCCAGAGCACTAAATAACCATCCGGACGTGAGTCCAGAGACCCGCAATCGGGTGCAGGAACTCGCCCAGGAATTGGGTTATGCCCCCAATCAACTGGCAGTAAATTTACGCAGAAGGCATAGTGGCTTGATCGCCCTACTGGTTTCGGAAATGAACATGTTTTTTAACCCCTCGGTTTTTAGGGCCATTGAACAAGAGGTATATGCCAACGGGTACCACCTGATCATTTTACAATCCAATAATACCCTGATCCGCGAGCAACAAAACGTACAAATTTGCCGACAATTGGCCGTAGAAGGCGTATTGGTTTCATTGGCAGCTGAAGCACAAGCGCTGGACCATTTTGCCCCCCTCCTGGATCAAAGAGTGCCCGTGGTGTTTTTTGATCGGGTACTGACGCAAAACCATTCTTGTTCCGTTACCGTTGATGATGTAGCCATCACTCGGCAAGCCATTCGGCATTTGGCCGAAAAAGGCCACTGGCGCATTGGAGGTCTATTTGGCGATCCCAAATTGAACATCACCCGTGAACGCTTCAGGGGATTCAAACAGGCTTTACAGGAATTGGGGATTCCTTTTGAAGAGAGTCTTACTGCTTTTGCCCAAGATAGTGAGCAAGGCAGCCAAATGGCCTTGAAAATGATGGAACAGCACCAAATTTCGGCGTTTTTCACCATGTCGGATGAATTAATGGTCGGAGCGGTGCAGGCCATTGAGCAAAAGCGTTTGCGTATTCCCGAGGAGATCGCCATCATTGCCATCAGCGACGGGTTTGCACCGGAGTTTTACAATCCCAAAATCACCCATATCCGCCATTCTGGTTTTGAGGTGGGTGCCAATGCGGCTCGTTTACTTTTGGGCGTCATTCGGGAAGAAATAAAAAATCCCATTCACGTACAGCTGGATTGTAGATTGGTGGAATTGGGCTCGGTGTAA
- a CDS encoding serine hydrolase domain-containing protein: MLLRKLLLSFFLAMWTLGSFAQTTTVLDLYGEALSNLVLLRNEGNMIPLQRLDTLQIAYVSAGGPRQAAFQDFLERYTSITPLNFPAFASESETQTWINTQTRRFNLFILSIEDVSANVDQPNYLADANWIKGLMASDPLVLVLFNPQQVLNKLPALEKASAIIVSDDTQEGQSLAAQLLFGGVSTIGRLRRPLSPQYLMGSGMDTPAAIRLGYAPAELVGINSSLLRDSIKAIVEEGIRYRAFPGGQVLVAKDGKVVYHQAFGYHTYDNERTVRLNDLYDFASITKVTTGLPVLMKWYGEGTFNPDDSLGVYLPETIGSNKAGLSMRRILTHTARLMAWIPFWRSTLKWNADYPWEKDWDNERISDFQFKPRTFKLDSTARFNLQVTNRLWLHRKYAEKVLFPAIYTSPLNEKPGFVYSDFFFYTMPKIVKYRTGIDFEPYLKNTFYRRLGAYTLTYNPLRFFPKDRIVPTERDTFYRMSLLHGKVHDEGASMVGGVSGHAGLFGSVNDLAKLMQTYLNYGRYGNEQLIAESAVKEFIRCQYCTEEKIHRGLGFDKPFLEYAPGRSTYAKDASPESFGHTGYTGTFTWADPKHNLLVIFFTNRVYPSRVNPVLANRGLRPRLHQAVYEAMKIP; this comes from the coding sequence ATGCTGTTGAGAAAACTGTTACTTTCCTTTTTCCTGGCCATGTGGACCCTGGGATCATTTGCCCAAACCACTACAGTTTTGGATCTTTATGGGGAAGCATTGTCTAACCTCGTCTTGCTGCGCAATGAAGGCAATATGATTCCTTTACAGCGGCTCGACACCTTACAAATCGCCTACGTATCAGCCGGTGGCCCCCGGCAGGCGGCTTTTCAGGATTTTTTAGAGCGGTACACCAGCATTACTCCGCTTAATTTCCCCGCTTTTGCCTCTGAATCGGAGACCCAAACCTGGATTAATACTCAAACCAGGCGTTTCAACCTTTTCATCCTGAGCATTGAAGATGTTTCTGCCAATGTTGACCAACCCAATTACCTGGCCGATGCCAACTGGATCAAGGGATTGATGGCCTCAGATCCGCTTGTGCTGGTGCTGTTCAATCCACAGCAAGTTTTGAATAAACTACCCGCCCTTGAAAAAGCCTCAGCCATCATTGTTTCGGATGATACTCAGGAAGGGCAATCACTGGCGGCCCAGTTGCTTTTTGGTGGCGTAAGCACCATTGGCCGTTTACGCCGACCCTTAAGTCCTCAGTACCTGATGGGCAGTGGCATGGATACTCCGGCAGCGATTCGGCTGGGCTATGCCCCGGCTGAATTGGTGGGTATTAATAGCAGTTTACTGCGCGACAGCATCAAGGCCATTGTGGAAGAGGGCATTCGGTATAGGGCTTTCCCGGGTGGGCAGGTACTGGTGGCAAAAGATGGGAAAGTAGTGTATCACCAAGCATTTGGGTATCATACCTACGACAACGAGCGCACGGTGCGATTGAATGATCTTTACGATTTTGCCTCTATTACCAAAGTGACCACTGGCTTGCCCGTGCTGATGAAATGGTACGGCGAAGGAACCTTTAACCCGGATGATTCACTGGGGGTATACTTGCCGGAAACCATTGGCAGCAACAAAGCCGGGTTGTCGATGCGCCGCATCCTGACCCATACTGCGCGCCTGATGGCCTGGATTCCGTTTTGGCGCTCTACCTTGAAATGGAATGCCGACTATCCCTGGGAAAAAGATTGGGACAATGAGCGCATCAGCGATTTTCAGTTTAAGCCACGCACCTTCAAGCTTGATTCAACCGCAAGGTTTAACCTGCAAGTCACCAATCGGTTGTGGTTGCACCGCAAATACGCTGAAAAAGTGCTGTTCCCCGCAATTTACACCTCCCCGCTCAATGAAAAACCTGGATTTGTCTACTCCGACTTCTTTTTTTACACCATGCCCAAGATCGTCAAATACCGGACGGGCATCGATTTTGAACCTTATCTAAAAAATACATTCTACCGTCGCCTTGGGGCTTATACCTTAACGTACAACCCTTTGCGCTTTTTCCCTAAAGACCGCATCGTTCCTACTGAACGGGATACCTTTTACCGCATGAGTTTACTACATGGGAAAGTACACGATGAAGGTGCCTCTATGGTGGGGGGTGTTTCCGGCCATGCCGGACTGTTTGGTTCGGTAAATGATTTGGCCAAATTGATGCAAACCTACCTCAATTATGGCCGGTACGGCAATGAACAACTGATTGCGGAGTCGGCGGTCAAAGAATTCATCCGCTGCCAATATTGTACCGAAGAAAAGATCCACCGGGGACTGGGTTTTGATAAACCTTTTCTAGAATATGCGCCTGGCCGTAGTACTTATGCCAAAGACGCCAGTCCAGAAAGTTTTGGCCATACCGGTTATACGGGAACCTTTACCTGGGCCGACCCTAAACATAATCTTTTGGTGATTTTTTTTACCAACCGGGTTTACCCTTCGCGAGTCAATCCAGTACTGGCGAATCGAGGCCTCCGTCCTCGTTTGCACCAGGCGGTTTATGAGGCAATGAAAATACCTTAG